A genomic stretch from Shewanella sediminis HAW-EB3 includes:
- the fabD gene encoding ACP S-malonyltransferase, with translation MENFAFIFPGQGSQAIGMLADLASEHQIVADTFSQASEVLGYDLWELVQQGPVETLNETDKTQPALLTASVAIWRAYEATGKAMPAVLAGHSLGEYSALVCAGVIDFIDAVKLVELRGQLMQQAVPAGSGAMFAIIGLDNESIAKACEEAAQGEIVSPVNYNSPGQVVIAGSKAAVERAAGLCKDNGAKMAVALPVSVPSHCELMRPAAEKLALALEAIEFKTPKVKVINNVDVASPETATEIKDALVRQLYCPVRWSDSVTDMSEGGITHLYEVGPGKVLTGLAKRINRSLTAKAVNDAASFAALTE, from the coding sequence ATGGAAAATTTTGCTTTTATTTTTCCAGGTCAAGGTTCTCAAGCGATTGGGATGTTGGCCGACCTTGCGTCAGAGCATCAAATCGTTGCTGACACATTTTCTCAAGCGAGTGAAGTATTAGGTTATGATCTGTGGGAACTTGTTCAACAAGGTCCAGTCGAAACGCTGAATGAAACAGATAAGACTCAGCCTGCACTGCTTACCGCGAGTGTTGCCATTTGGCGAGCCTATGAAGCTACCGGTAAGGCAATGCCTGCAGTGCTTGCCGGCCATAGCTTAGGTGAATATTCTGCACTTGTTTGTGCGGGTGTGATCGACTTTATCGATGCCGTCAAACTCGTAGAATTACGAGGTCAACTGATGCAACAAGCCGTGCCGGCAGGCAGCGGTGCTATGTTCGCAATTATCGGTTTAGATAACGAGTCTATTGCAAAGGCATGTGAAGAAGCCGCACAGGGTGAAATAGTGAGTCCTGTGAACTATAACAGTCCTGGACAAGTTGTTATTGCCGGAAGTAAAGCAGCAGTAGAAAGAGCTGCAGGCTTGTGCAAAGACAATGGTGCCAAAATGGCGGTAGCCCTTCCCGTTAGCGTACCCTCACATTGTGAATTGATGCGTCCGGCAGCAGAAAAGCTAGCGTTGGCACTTGAGGCTATCGAGTTTAAAACTCCCAAAGTAAAAGTGATCAATAACGTCGATGTTGCCAGTCCTGAAACTGCGACAGAGATCAAAGATGCCTTGGTCAGACAACTATATTGTCCTGTCAGGTGGTCTGATAGTGTGACTGATATGTCTGAAGGTGGCATCACTCATCTTTATGAGGTTGGGCCGGGTAAAGTGTTAACCGGGTTGGCAAAACGAATTAATCGATCGCTTACTGCAAAAGCGGTCAACGATGCTGCATCATTCGCTGCATTGACCGAATAG
- the yceD gene encoding 23S rRNA accumulation protein YceD, whose product MQTVKIPVSIDPIRASASQLSYEGVVPHKQLKRLNELSAGDCSDVTVSLECGVDIQGIVYLKGKAVTELTLNCQRCMTLFTTEVTVDFNFSPCGNEAEIDELPDAYDPIECNEIGEVRLHQLIEDELIVAMPLIPMHANESCRQGSQDIVVGEIEPAQQERPNPFAVLEKLKSK is encoded by the coding sequence ATGCAAACAGTAAAGATACCGGTTTCAATTGATCCAATACGCGCTTCGGCGAGTCAGCTTTCTTATGAAGGTGTGGTTCCGCATAAGCAATTAAAACGATTAAATGAGTTAAGTGCCGGCGACTGTTCCGATGTGACAGTGTCGTTGGAATGTGGCGTAGATATACAGGGGATAGTCTACCTTAAAGGGAAGGCTGTGACGGAGCTCACTCTGAATTGTCAACGTTGCATGACGCTATTTACCACTGAGGTTACGGTCGACTTCAACTTCAGTCCCTGTGGGAATGAAGCTGAAATCGATGAGCTCCCGGATGCGTATGACCCTATTGAGTGTAATGAAATAGGCGAAGTTCGTCTGCATCAATTGATTGAAGATGAATTGATAGTCGCTATGCCTTTAATACCAATGCATGCTAACGAAAGTTGCAGGCAAGGTAGTCAAGACATAGTAGTAGGCGAGATCGAACCCGCTCAACAGGAGCGTCCAAATCCGTTTGCAGTGTTAGAAAAACTGAAGAGCAAGTAA
- the rpmF gene encoding 50S ribosomal protein L32 — translation MAVQKNKKSRSKRGMRRSHDSLSTPQLSVDSTSGELHLRHNVTADGFYRGQKVINK, via the coding sequence ATGGCTGTACAAAAGAACAAAAAATCTCGTTCAAAGCGCGGAATGCGCCGTTCACATGATTCATTGAGCACTCCTCAATTATCAGTGGATTCAACGAGTGGTGAACTACACCTTCGTCACAACGTGACTGCGGATGGTTTCTACCGTGGTCAAAAGGTTATCAACAAGTAA
- the rluC gene encoding 23S rRNA pseudouridine(955/2504/2580) synthase RluC — MNTEAPKSKVQLVTIDEDNVGQRIDNFLLTKLKGVPKSMIYRIVRKGEVRVNKKRIKPEYKLQDGDIVRVPPVRMADKEERPGPSAKLSKVSQLEDRILFEDKHLIVLNKPAGLAVHGGSGVDFGIIEAMRSLRPTQKFLELAHRLDKDTSGVLLIAKKRSALRHLHDQLRFKKMQKDYQALVKGTWQARDKAIKAPLLKLTLKSGERIVRVNQEGKECETRFKIIQRYQGSTLVQASPVTGRTHQIRVHCQYTGHPIACDEKYSEQKYDDSIRALGLNRLFLHAAQLRFTHPGTEEVMIVKAPLDPVLIKTLDKLVKV, encoded by the coding sequence ATGAATACCGAAGCACCCAAATCTAAAGTCCAGCTGGTCACAATCGACGAAGATAATGTTGGACAACGTATAGACAATTTCCTACTGACAAAACTAAAAGGTGTGCCTAAAAGCATGATCTATCGGATCGTGCGTAAAGGCGAGGTCAGGGTTAATAAAAAACGAATTAAGCCTGAGTATAAGTTACAAGATGGCGATATTGTTCGGGTGCCACCAGTGCGCATGGCCGATAAAGAGGAGCGACCGGGTCCTTCAGCAAAACTGAGTAAAGTGTCTCAATTAGAAGACCGTATTTTATTTGAAGATAAACACCTCATTGTCTTGAATAAGCCTGCAGGGCTTGCCGTTCACGGTGGAAGCGGTGTCGATTTCGGCATTATCGAAGCCATGCGTTCGCTTCGGCCTACTCAGAAGTTCCTGGAGCTGGCACATCGCTTAGACAAAGATACCTCTGGGGTATTACTTATTGCAAAGAAGCGTAGCGCACTGCGACATCTACACGATCAGCTTCGTTTTAAGAAGATGCAAAAAGATTATCAGGCTCTGGTTAAAGGGACTTGGCAAGCTCGGGATAAGGCCATTAAAGCACCTTTGCTTAAATTAACCCTCAAATCCGGTGAGCGTATAGTCCGCGTCAATCAAGAGGGAAAAGAGTGTGAGACCCGCTTCAAGATTATTCAGCGCTATCAAGGCTCAACCTTAGTTCAGGCTAGCCCAGTGACGGGAAGAACGCATCAAATTCGTGTTCACTGCCAGTATACCGGTCATCCAATCGCTTGCGATGAAAAATACAGTGAGCAAAAGTATGATGACAGCATAAGAGCGTTGGGGCTTAATCGTTTGTTTCTGCATGCCGCACAACTTAGGTTTACTCACCCGGGAACAGAAGAGGTGATGATAGTCAAAGCGCCTTTGGATCCAGTCCTCATTAAAACATTAGATAAATTGGTCAAAGTATGA
- the plsX gene encoding phosphate acyltransferase PlsX, whose protein sequence is MTNLTLALDAMGGDYGPRITVPAALQALRLYSFLNFYLVGNKTDIEKYLSQVESDVLRRIEIIHTTEVVTMSDRPAHALRNRKQSSMRLAIELVRDGKAQACLSAGNTGALMAMSKVLLKTLPGIDRPALVSCLPAVNKTPVYLLDLGANVSCCSETLFQFAVMGSVLCEAVDKNCSPKVALLNVGIEEIKGNDQVQQAGQLLQQSPQINYTGFIEGNDLFSGRVDVIVCDGFVGNITLKTSEGIARLLVHQLEKGLTKGFFVRLMAKMIAPRINSVLNQMNPDHYNGASLIGLRGIVVKSHGSADESAYLQAISLAVTEAQRRLPQMIEERLESILLDINN, encoded by the coding sequence ATGACTAATCTGACGCTTGCGTTAGATGCGATGGGGGGCGATTATGGTCCCCGCATCACAGTGCCTGCAGCCTTGCAGGCACTTCGTTTATATTCCTTTCTAAATTTTTATCTTGTTGGTAATAAGACAGACATTGAGAAATACCTTTCTCAGGTTGAGTCTGATGTTCTTCGACGCATTGAAATCATTCATACGACAGAAGTTGTCACCATGTCTGACCGTCCTGCACATGCGCTCAGAAACAGAAAACAAAGCTCTATGAGGCTGGCAATTGAGTTAGTCAGAGATGGCAAAGCCCAAGCCTGTCTAAGTGCCGGTAATACCGGTGCGCTGATGGCTATGTCAAAAGTGTTGCTTAAAACGCTTCCGGGTATTGACAGGCCTGCGCTTGTGAGTTGTCTACCCGCTGTTAATAAAACACCGGTTTACCTTCTCGACTTAGGTGCCAATGTCTCTTGTTGCTCTGAAACACTCTTTCAGTTTGCCGTTATGGGTTCTGTGTTATGTGAGGCTGTTGACAAGAACTGTTCGCCCAAGGTCGCTCTGCTTAATGTCGGCATTGAAGAGATCAAGGGAAATGATCAAGTACAACAAGCGGGTCAACTTTTACAACAAAGTCCACAGATCAATTATACTGGTTTCATTGAAGGGAACGATCTCTTTTCCGGCCGTGTCGATGTGATTGTTTGTGATGGCTTTGTAGGTAACATCACTTTAAAGACATCTGAAGGTATAGCTCGTTTATTGGTGCATCAATTAGAAAAGGGCCTTACCAAAGGTTTTTTTGTACGGTTAATGGCCAAAATGATCGCTCCCCGTATAAATTCTGTCCTAAATCAGATGAACCCCGACCACTACAACGGCGCAAGTTTGATAGGATTGCGCGGAATTGTAGTAAAAAGTCATGGAAGTGCCGATGAATCTGCTTATTTACAAGCAATTAGTCTAGCTGTTACAGAGGCACAACGTCGACTCCCTCAGATGATTGAAGAACGTCTCGAGTCGATTCTTTTAGACATTAATAACTGA
- a CDS encoding sensor domain-containing diguanylate cyclase yields the protein MADIEEALALLAAPCTDERFFQRALKALALVTQCRWAAFGRPSENRGMAEVVAFCDLKHSIPGFEFDLKGSPCETIYQLRYPDTHILYPKDLQSLFPNFQLIKNLGANSYQAELILADDGTPIGHILVMDTEPQADSIKSREFFRLLAQRIGVEYKRLLISRELALHKQMIAVSEQFMSFVDNNYRYHVVSKGYETMFGRAVQEFVGRTVEEIHGEEVFSQHLKPLLDRSLAGETINTQTWIHPPNQNSPMYLNVHHNPYYSDSGDLIGVIVSAHDISEIHAAKVEIEHFANHDPLTGLANRRALFEAIQHKINAQKAGQLQLAVMYIDLDGFKQINDRFGHHQGDKVLVDVATRIQDCAGSNELISRIGGDEFVVLTSFAYGLPQSSYQAELEALSERLLVQLRMNIEVNGQHLPVSASIGSYIADDDDSDLSAIICKADKEMYNAKKAKCNLCTEEDAHHDPDLG from the coding sequence ATGGCAGATATAGAAGAAGCATTAGCGCTACTCGCGGCTCCTTGTACCGATGAGCGTTTTTTCCAACGAGCCTTAAAGGCACTCGCACTGGTGACGCAGTGTCGGTGGGCTGCTTTTGGAAGACCCTCAGAGAACAGAGGTATGGCTGAAGTTGTTGCCTTTTGCGATCTAAAACACAGTATTCCCGGCTTTGAGTTCGACCTTAAAGGCTCTCCTTGCGAAACAATTTACCAACTCAGATATCCCGATACTCATATTCTTTACCCCAAGGATCTTCAGTCGCTATTTCCGAATTTTCAATTAATTAAAAATTTAGGAGCTAATAGTTATCAGGCTGAGCTTATATTGGCCGACGATGGCACCCCCATAGGCCACATATTAGTCATGGACACAGAGCCTCAGGCAGACTCCATCAAATCCCGGGAGTTTTTCAGACTGCTGGCACAGAGGATCGGGGTTGAGTATAAAAGGCTGCTCATCTCCCGTGAACTTGCCTTACATAAACAGATGATCGCCGTTTCAGAGCAATTTATGTCATTTGTCGATAATAATTACCGCTATCACGTTGTCTCAAAGGGCTACGAGACCATGTTTGGTCGTGCCGTGCAGGAGTTCGTAGGAAGAACTGTTGAAGAGATCCATGGAGAGGAAGTATTTAGTCAACATTTAAAACCTCTGCTGGATCGCTCATTAGCGGGTGAAACCATTAATACACAAACCTGGATCCACCCGCCTAATCAAAACTCCCCCATGTACCTCAATGTTCACCATAACCCCTACTACAGTGATAGTGGCGATCTCATTGGAGTGATTGTCTCTGCCCATGATATTAGTGAGATCCATGCCGCAAAAGTAGAGATAGAACACTTTGCCAATCACGACCCTCTCACCGGATTAGCCAATAGACGGGCGTTATTCGAAGCTATTCAACACAAAATTAACGCCCAAAAGGCCGGCCAACTGCAGTTAGCCGTTATGTATATCGACTTGGATGGTTTTAAACAGATCAACGACAGATTCGGACACCACCAGGGAGACAAGGTACTCGTAGACGTTGCCACTCGCATTCAAGATTGCGCAGGCTCGAATGAGCTTATCTCTCGAATAGGAGGCGATGAATTTGTTGTACTGACAAGTTTTGCCTACGGCCTGCCACAATCCAGCTATCAAGCAGAGCTGGAGGCGCTTAGCGAACGATTATTAGTCCAGCTAAGGATGAATATTGAAGTAAATGGGCAACACTTGCCAGTAAGCGCCAGTATCGGAAGTTATATTGCAGATGATGACGATAGCGATCTATCGGCTATCATCTGTAAGGCTGACAAAGAGATGTATAACGCGAAAAAAGCTAAATGTAACTTATGTACAGAAGAAGATGCACACCATGATCCGGACTTGGGCTAA
- a CDS encoding HAD-IIIA family hydrolase, giving the protein MKQYELVIFDWDGTLMDSIGKIVNCMQQTALTLNVSMPSEHAVRDIIGLSMNEALNVLHPDGSSDFHGEMIEVYRQQYLKLNTTPSPLFDGVESLLTQLNQIGYQIAVATGKARAGLNRVMGETGLDFHFIASRCADEAQSKPNPEMIFQLLNELNIAPEKAVMIGDSVHDLNMANNAGIDAIGVDYGAHGIEQLQQANPKVIISSPLELLQHLGH; this is encoded by the coding sequence ATGAAGCAATATGAGTTGGTGATATTCGACTGGGATGGAACCTTAATGGATTCTATCGGTAAAATTGTGAATTGTATGCAACAGACGGCGCTGACACTGAATGTCTCTATGCCTTCAGAGCATGCTGTCCGGGATATCATCGGTTTATCTATGAATGAGGCGCTTAATGTTCTTCACCCCGATGGGAGTTCCGATTTCCATGGTGAGATGATTGAAGTTTATCGCCAGCAGTATCTCAAGCTCAATACAACACCTAGCCCCCTGTTCGATGGTGTCGAATCACTGCTAACTCAGCTTAATCAAATTGGCTACCAGATTGCCGTTGCGACAGGTAAAGCTAGAGCCGGTTTAAATCGGGTAATGGGTGAGACGGGTCTGGACTTTCATTTCATTGCCAGCAGATGTGCTGATGAGGCGCAGAGTAAACCTAATCCTGAGATGATTTTTCAGTTGCTTAATGAACTGAATATAGCGCCGGAAAAGGCTGTCATGATTGGTGATTCGGTACACGATCTTAATATGGCTAACAATGCCGGTATCGATGCAATTGGGGTTGATTATGGTGCTCACGGTATAGAACAGCTGCAGCAAGCGAACCCTAAGGTGATAATAAGCTCACCGTTAGAGTTACTTCAGCATCTGGGACATTAA
- a CDS encoding beta-ketoacyl-ACP synthase III, with amino-acid sequence MHTKILGTGSYLPAQVRSNQDLEQMVETTDQWIVERTGISERRIAAADESVSTMGYEAAVKALEMAGIDANELDMIVCGTTSASNAFPAAACEIQAKLGVHTIPAFDIAAACSGFVYALSVADQFVKSGAAKKVLVIGADVLSRLCEPEDRSTIILFGDGAGAAVVGASSEPGILSTHIYADGRQADLLKCSFPPRMGEATEAVGYMTMKGNDVFKVAVTQLSQVVTDTLRINQIDKSEIDWLVPHQANFRIIKATAKKLNMSLDKVVLTLAKHGNTSAASVPIALDEAVRDGRIQRGQLIMLEAFGAGFAWGSALIRF; translated from the coding sequence ATGCATACAAAAATTCTTGGAACTGGTAGCTATCTACCAGCGCAAGTGCGTAGCAATCAAGATCTGGAACAGATGGTTGAAACCACTGATCAGTGGATTGTTGAACGTACAGGTATTTCAGAGCGCAGAATTGCTGCCGCCGATGAGTCCGTTTCTACTATGGGCTATGAAGCTGCGGTAAAAGCACTCGAGATGGCAGGTATCGACGCCAATGAACTCGATATGATCGTGTGTGGCACGACGAGCGCCAGTAATGCGTTTCCGGCGGCGGCTTGTGAAATTCAGGCAAAGCTTGGTGTTCATACTATTCCTGCGTTTGATATCGCAGCGGCCTGCTCAGGCTTTGTTTATGCGCTTTCGGTCGCCGACCAATTCGTTAAGTCGGGTGCCGCTAAAAAGGTATTAGTGATCGGTGCGGATGTGTTATCCCGACTATGTGAGCCTGAAGATCGCAGTACCATTATCCTGTTTGGTGATGGTGCCGGTGCTGCAGTCGTTGGTGCCTCGAGCGAACCAGGTATCTTGTCTACACATATCTATGCCGATGGCAGGCAGGCTGATCTGCTGAAATGCTCTTTCCCTCCTCGAATGGGTGAAGCCACAGAGGCGGTCGGTTACATGACAATGAAAGGCAATGACGTTTTTAAAGTTGCCGTGACTCAACTGTCACAGGTTGTCACAGATACATTACGAATCAATCAGATCGATAAATCTGAAATTGACTGGTTAGTTCCGCATCAAGCCAACTTCCGAATTATTAAGGCTACGGCTAAGAAGCTCAACATGAGCTTAGATAAGGTTGTTTTAACCTTAGCTAAGCACGGTAATACCTCTGCAGCTTCGGTACCCATCGCTTTGGATGAGGCTGTCAGGGATGGCCGAATTCAGCGTGGCCAGCTGATCATGCTCGAGGCTTTCGGTGCCGGGTTTGCGTGGGGAAGTGCACTAATTCGTTTTTAA
- a CDS encoding Maf family protein, protein MPSQIILASTSSYRKEILSKLGIPFCTCSPDIDETPLKQETPEAHVVRLAKDKARVGADLFTQGLVIGSDQVAVINGEIVGKPINHEAAVSQLTAASNQVITFYTGIALHNITTGECEAHCETFRVHFRALTTAQIEYYLKKEQPYFCAGSFKSEGLGIALFNQLEGKDPNTLIGLPLITLIDMLSRQGYVVLDHH, encoded by the coding sequence ATGCCATCTCAGATTATTTTAGCTTCAACATCATCATATCGGAAAGAGATACTATCTAAGCTAGGCATTCCTTTTTGTACTTGCTCACCAGATATTGATGAAACTCCGCTCAAACAAGAGACGCCGGAAGCACATGTTGTTCGACTCGCTAAGGATAAAGCCCGCGTTGGTGCAGACTTATTTACACAAGGTCTTGTGATTGGCTCCGATCAGGTTGCCGTGATCAATGGCGAGATTGTCGGCAAACCGATAAATCATGAGGCCGCAGTATCTCAGTTAACTGCAGCGTCCAATCAAGTGATCACCTTCTATACGGGTATTGCACTTCACAATATCACCACCGGTGAGTGCGAAGCCCACTGTGAAACATTTCGGGTTCATTTTAGAGCATTAACCACAGCGCAAATAGAATACTACCTGAAGAAAGAGCAGCCATATTTCTGCGCTGGTAGCTTTAAAAGTGAAGGCTTAGGTATTGCCTTGTTTAATCAATTAGAGGGGAAAGACCCCAACACATTAATCGGACTCCCCTTGATAACGCTCATCGATATGCTTTCTCGTCAAGGTTATGTGGTCCTGGACCATCATTAA